A stretch of the Corylus avellana chromosome ca6, CavTom2PMs-1.0 genome encodes the following:
- the LOC132184527 gene encoding pentatricopeptide repeat-containing protein At1g79540, which translates to MKLSTLLLRPASSPERPCFYRRRAVTCNQILSTLQNSSPMEHDLDRLLPNLSSNIVTSVLQQVPNPKLGFRFFIWSTRTELLHSRASDSLIVDMLVKDKHGFDLYWETLQDLKNFQIPITSNAFRVLIAGYAKMGMAEKAVEAFSTMKDFDCKPDVFTYNCVLHVMMRKQVFLLALAVYNQMLKSNCGPDLATYNILIDGLYKIGKTQDALNLFDEISQRGISPNEITCTIIVSGLCQAKRLDEAHRLFNTMKESGLFPDAFTCSALLNGFCKSGRLDEAYALLRTFETDGFPVGLVGYSCLIDGLFRAKRYKEALAWFRKILKEDVKPDVVLYTIMIQGLSNAGRVQDALKLLGEMAERDLAPDTCCYNAVIKGLCDIGLLDKARSLQLEISKHDCFPNASTYTVLICGMCRNGLVEEAQLIFNDMEKLGCFPSVVTFNALIDGLCKARQLEEAHILFYKMEIGRNPSVFLRLSQGANRGLDKVSLQTMVEQLCESGLILKAYKLLTQLADSGVVPDIITYNILINGFCKARNINGAFKLFKDLQLKGLSPDSITYGTLIDALYRVDREEDAVGVFDQMQKNGITPSVAVYKSLMTWSCRKRKVSLAISLWLKYLRSLPGREEGTIKAVEEHFEKGEVEKAIRGILEMDYKMKDFDRGPYTILLIGFCQARRVDETMAIYSVLEDCKIIVTPPSCVKLIHGLCREGNLDLAINVFLYSIEKGFMLMPRACNRLLWSLLRSQDKKEHVLDLVSKMKSFGYDLNRHLYRNTKALLHGHRNSREMEYMSRA; encoded by the coding sequence ATGAAACTCTCAACTTTGCTCCTCCGACCTGCCTCCTCTCCCGAACGACCATGCTTCTATCGTCGCAGAGCTGTTACTTGCAATCAAATCTTGTCCACCCTCCAAAACTCCAGTCCAATGGAACACGATTTGGACCGCCTACTCCCCAATCTCTCATCCAACATCGTCACCTCTGTCCTCCAACAAGTGCCGAACCCGAAACTAGGGTTCCGATTCTTCATCTGGTCAACGCGAACAGAGCTTCTCCACAGCCGGGCCTCTGATAGTCTCATTGTTGACATGCTCGTTAAGGACAAACATGGCTTTGACTTGTACTGGGAAACTCTCCAAgacctcaaaaattttcaaattccgATTACTTCCAATGCTTTTAGGGTGTTAATTGCAGGATATGCCAAGATGGGTATGGCTGAAAAGGCCGTGGAAGCCTTCTCTACAATGAAAGACTTCGATTGTAAGCCTGATGTGTTTACTTACAACTGTGTATTACATGTGATGATGCGAAAGCAGGTCTTTTTGTTAGCGTTAGCGGTATATAATCAAATGTTGAAGTCTAATTGTGGTCCGGATTTAGCTACCTATAACATCTTGATTGATGGGCTTTACAAAATTGGCAAGACTCAGGATGCACTTAACTTGTTTGATGAAATAAGCCAGAGGGGTATATCACCAAACGAGATAACTTGCACTATTATTGTTTCGGGGTTGTGTCAGGCGAAGAGGCTCGATGAGGCACATAGATTGTTCAATACAATGAAAGAGAGTGGACTGTTTCCTGATGCGTTTACTTGCAGTGCGTTGCTTAATGGGTTCTGTAAATCGGGTAGGCTTGATGAAGCTTATGCGCTTCTGCGAACCTTTGAGACGGATGGTTTTCCTGTTGGACTCGTTGGGTATAGTTGTTTGATTGATGGTTTGTTTAGAGCTAAAAGATATAAAGAAGCACTTGCATGGTTCAGAAAAATTCTTAAGGAGGACGTCAAGCCGGATGTTGTTTTGTACACTATAATGATTCAGGGGTTATCAAATGCGGGTAGGGTTCAGGATGCATTGAAATTGTTAGGTGAGATGGCTGAGAGGGATTTGGCTCCGGATACGTGTTGTTATAATGCTGTGATTAAAGGGTTATGTGATATCGGCCTTTTGGATAAGGCTCGGTCTCTCCAACTTGAGATTTCAAAGCATGATTGCTTCCCTAATGCCTCCACATATACTGTTCTCATTTGTGGTATGTGTAGGAATGGGCTGGTTGAGGAGGCACAACTGATATTCAATGATATGGAGAAGCTTGGATGTTTTCCTTCTGTTGTGACCTTCAATGCTCTTATTGATGGACTTTGTAAGGCTCGGCAGCTTGAGGAAGCTCATATTTTGTTTTACAAGATGGAGATAGGGAGAAATCCTTCCGTATTTCTTCGGCTTTCTCAAGGTGCCAACCGGGGTCTTGATAAGGTTAGTCTCCAAACAATGGTGGAGCAACTATGCGAGTCGGGATTAATTCTTAAAGCCTACAAACTTCTCACGCAACTTGCTGATAGTGGGGTTGTGCCTGATATCATAACTTACAACATTCTGATCAATGGTTTTTGCAAGGCTCGGAACATTAATGGTGCTTTCAAGCTCTTCAAGGACCTGCAACTAAAAGGACTCTCTCCAGATAGCATTACATATGGAACACTTATAGATGCTCTTTATCGGGTTGACAGAGAAGAGGATGCAGTTGGGGTCTTCGATCAAATGCAGAAGAATGGGATTACACCTAGCGTTGCAGTTTATAAATCACTTATGACCTGGTCATGCAGGAAAAGAAAGGTTTCATTAGCTATTAGTCTTTGGTTAAAGTATTTGAGGAGCCTTCCAGGCAGGGAAGAGGGAACCATCAAAGCAGTAGAGGAACATTTTGAGAAAGGAGAGGTGGAAAAGGCAATCCGAGGCATACTTGAAATGGATtataaaatgaaagattttgaTCGAGGGCCGTATACCATTTTGCTCATTGGGTTTTGTCAGGCAAGAAGAGTAGATGAAACTATGGCGATATATTCTGTTCTTGAGGATTGCAAGATCATTGTCACTCCCCCAAGTTGTGTTAAATTGATTCATGGTCTCTGCAGAGAAGGGAATCTGGACCTGGCGATAAATGTGTTCCTCTATTCCATAGAAAAAGGTTTCATGTTGATGCCACGAGCTTGCAACCGGCTGCTTTGGTCTTTACTTCGTTCCCAAGATAAGAAGGAGCATGTCCTGGATCTTGTAAGTAAAATGAAGTCTTTTGGATATGATTTGAATAGACATCTTTACCGAAATACAAAGGCCCTTCTACATGGTCACAGGAACTCACGGGAAATGGAATATATGTCCCGTGCATAA
- the LOC132184159 gene encoding serine/threonine-protein kinase RHS3-like has translation MSSKPVKRPDSAEMSYPSSEKSPCRPKKMDVVANNYADSANCPLYVLEKEHQAAKVCADSSQNSAYKPGHMDTISKGHMDPIIFKGHMDPISKGHMDPIIFKGHMDPISKGHMDPIISKVHMDPISKVHMDPISKVHMDPISKVHMDPISKVHMDPTSKRKPSLTIDPSSGSKKTEQVAKIVSDSASNYSLILSPRTSPKPEFPTAPTGHLISKGHMDPISKRKPNLTIDPSSGSKKMEQVAKIVSDSTSNYSLILSPRTSPKPELPTAPTGVAGLTPANTKTNGAKTANNGQGSGNSSRSDSLESSSAPLKPHTGGDVRWDAINMVSKGSPLNLGHFRLLKRLGYGDIGNVYLVNLRGTKAYFAMKVMDKASLASRNKLLRAQTEREILGLLDHPFLPTLYSHFETDKFYCLVMEFCSGGNLHSLRQKQPNKYFTEEAARFFASEVLLALEYLHMLGIVYRDLKPENVLVREEGHIMLSDFDLSLRCSVNPTLVKSSSIHVSSGGGGGILDDALVVHGCMQPSNFLPRILPSKKNRKSKSDFGLFVGGSLPELMAEPTNVRSMSFVGTHEYLAPEIVRGEGHGSAVDWWTFGIFLYELLHGTTPFKGSGNRATLFNVVGQPLRFPETPQVSFVARDLIRGLLVKEPHKRIAYKRGATEVKQHPFFEGVNWALVRSAMPPHIPEPVDLSQYASKEATTAEKKMGESVGADKNGTTFPNDSYIDFEYF, from the exons ATGTCATCAAAGCCTGTCAAGAGGCCAGACTCAGCTGAG ATGAGCTACCCTTCATCAGAAAAATCACCATGTCGACCTAAAAAGATGGATGTTGTTGCCAATAATTATGCGGATTCAGCCAATTGTCCACTGTATGTCCTCGAAAAAGAACATCAAGCAGCAAAAGTTTGTGCTGATTCATCTCAGAATTCAGCATATAAACCAGGACATATGGATACAATCTCCAAAGGACATATGGATCCAATAATCTTCAAAGGACATATGGATCCAATCTCCAAAGGACATATGGATCCAATAATCTTCAAAGGACATATGGATCCAATCTCCAAAGGACATATGGATCCAATAATCTCCAAAGTACATATGGATCCAATCTCCAAAGTACACATGGATCCAATCTCCAAAGTACATATGGATCCAATCTCCAAAGTACACATGGATCCAATCTCCAAAGTACACATGGATCCAACCTCCAAAAGGAAACCCAGTTTGACAATTGACCCTTCCTCTGGTTCCAAAAAAACGGAACAAGTTGCCAAGATTGTTTCTGATTCAGCTAGCAACTACTCCCTAATCCTAAGCCCAAGGACGTCTCCAAAACCTGAATTCCCAACAGCTCCAACAGGACATCTAATCTCCAAAGGACATATGGATCCAATCTCCAAAAGGAAACCCAATTTGACAATTGACCCTTCCTCTGGTTCCAAAAAAATGGAACAAGTTGCCAAGATTGTTTCTGATTCAACTAGCAACTACTCCCTAATCCTAAGCCCAAGGACGTCTCCAAAACCTGAACTCCCAACGGCTCCCACAGGAGTGGCAGGGCTAACACCAGCAAACACAAAGACAAACGGTGCAAAGACTGCCAACAATGGCCAGGGGAGTGGAAATAGCTCTCGCAGTGACAGCTTAGAGAGTTCCAGTGCACCCCTTAAGCCGCATACTGGTGGTGATGTACGGTGGGATGCCATTAACATGGTTTCCAAAGGGTCCCCTCTAAATCTTGGCCATTTTCGGCTTTTGAAGCGCCTTGGTTATGGAGATATTGGGAATGTCTATCTTGTCAACCTTAGAGGAACTAAGGCCTACTTTGCCATGAAAGTTATGGACAAGGCCTCTCTTGCCAGTAGAAACAAGCTTCTGCGAGCACAAACAGAAAGGGAGATACTAGGACTTTTAGACCACCCATTCTTGCCGACTCTATATTCTCACTTTGAGACTGATAAATTCTACTGCTTGGTCATGGAATTCTGTAGTGGAGGTAATCTTCATTCACTGCGGCAGAAACAACCTAACAAGTATTTTACTGAGGAAGCTGCACG GTTTTTTGCATCAGAGGTGTTGTTAGCACTTGAGTATCTGCACATGCTAGGCATTGTATACAGGGATTTGAAGCCAGAGAATGTGCTAGTGAGAGAAGAGGGTCATATCATGCTTTCGGATTTTGATTTATCCCTGCGTTGTTCTGTGAATCCTACACTTGTCAAGTCCTCTTCTATCCATGTAAgcagtggtggtggtggggggATTTTAGATGATGCGCTTGTAGTGCATGGCTGCATGCAGCCATCGAATTTTCTTCCACGCATTTTACCAAGCAAAAAGAATCGTAAATCAAAGTCAGATTTTGGCCTCTTTGTTGGAGGCTCCCTTCCTGAACTGATGGCAGAGCCCACAAATGTGCGCTCAATGTCATTCGTCGGGACACATGAATATCTAGCACCTGAGATCGTCCGTGGAGAGGGTCATG GTAGTGCAGTCGATTGGTGGACATTTGGCATCTTCTTATATGAGCTGCTGCATGGAACAACTCCCTTCAAAGGCTCAGGAAATCGTGCCACGCTCTTCAATGTTGTAGGGCAGCCACTAAGATTTCCTGAAACTCCACAGGTAAGTTTTGTGGCTCGTGATCTGATCAGAGGACTTTTGGTGAAGGAACCCCATAAGCGGATTGCATACAAAAGGGGTGCTACAGAAGTAAAACAACACCCATTTTTCGAGGGAGTGAACTGGGCCCTTGTGAGAAGCGCAATGCCTCCCCACATTCCTGAACCTGTAGACTTGTCGCAGTATGCTAGCAAGGAGGCAACCACTGCAGAAAAGAAGATGGGAGAAAGTGTTGGAGCTGACAAAAATGGCACTACTTTTCCTAATGATTCTTATATAGATTTTGAGTACTTCTAA